From Xylanibacter oryzae DSM 17970, a single genomic window includes:
- a CDS encoding PorP/SprF family type IX secretion system membrane protein: MFKHALYIITIFILLPIPVRGQYDPSFSNYWAMEPFFNPGSVGKNSKINFVAAYALDFAGFEHNPRTMYVGADMPVHLINDYSGVGISFMNDQIGLFTHKKVALQYAYKHKLFGGTISYGLQLGMLSETFDGSGLDLNEQSDPAFSTSSINGNKIDVSIGIYYLNKDWYGGLSVQHANAPLIKMGETNELQIDRTYYMTCGYNIKLRNPFVTIQPSLLERTDGKAYRTDITGRLVYTNEEKVMYAGVSYSPSNSATVLIGGSFHGINLGYSYEIYTSALSIGNGSHELVLSYQTEINLGKKGRNKHKSVRIL; the protein is encoded by the coding sequence GTGTTTAAACATGCCTTATATATAATAACGATATTTATACTTCTGCCAATTCCGGTCAGAGGGCAATATGATCCATCCTTTAGTAATTATTGGGCTATGGAACCTTTTTTTAATCCTGGATCAGTAGGCAAAAATTCTAAGATAAATTTTGTTGCTGCTTATGCATTAGACTTTGCAGGATTTGAACATAATCCTAGAACTATGTATGTAGGTGCTGATATGCCTGTCCATTTAATCAATGATTATAGTGGGGTTGGTATTTCTTTTATGAATGATCAAATAGGTCTTTTTACTCATAAAAAAGTGGCTTTACAATATGCGTATAAGCATAAACTTTTTGGAGGAACAATAAGCTATGGATTGCAGTTGGGTATGTTAAGTGAAACCTTTGATGGTTCGGGTCTGGATTTGAACGAACAGTCTGATCCTGCCTTTAGTACTTCTAGTATAAATGGTAACAAAATAGATGTCAGTATAGGTATATATTATTTAAATAAAGATTGGTATGGAGGCCTTTCTGTTCAGCATGCGAATGCCCCTTTGATAAAAATGGGAGAAACTAATGAATTGCAGATTGATAGAACATATTATATGACATGTGGATACAATATAAAGTTAAGGAATCCGTTTGTTACTATACAACCATCTTTATTGGAACGTACAGATGGAAAAGCTTACAGAACTGATATTACAGGGAGACTAGTGTATACAAATGAAGAGAAAGTAATGTATGCAGGAGTTTCATACAGTCCATCAAATTCTGCTACTGTCCTTATTGGTGGAAGTTTTCATGGAATAAACTTGGGATATAGTTATGAGATCTATACATCAGCATTGAGCATAGGTAACGGAAGTCATGAACTAGTTTTAAGTTATCAGACTGAAATAAATTTAGGAAAAAAAGGTAGGAATAAACATAAAAGTGTGAGGATACTATAA